In one Drosophila pseudoobscura strain MV-25-SWS-2005 chromosome X, UCI_Dpse_MV25, whole genome shotgun sequence genomic region, the following are encoded:
- the PhKgamma gene encoding phosphorylase b kinase gamma catalytic chain, skeletal muscle/heart isoform isoform X4 — MAKDEEDDLLPDKDAAKGFYAKYEPKEILGRGISSTVRRCIEKETGKEFAAKIIDLGATTESGETNPYHMLEATRQEISILRQVMGHPYIIDLQDVFESDAFVFLVFELCPKGELFDYLTSVVTLSEKKTRTIMRQIFEGVEYIHAKSIVHRDLKPENILLDENHNVKITDFGFARQLQEGEKLTDLCGTPGYLAPETLKCNMFEGSPGYSQEVDIWACGVIMFTLLVGCPPFWHRKQMVMLRNIMEGKYSFTSPEWADISEDPKDLIRKCLVVDPAQRITVTEVLRHPFFNQMLRKQSRFNARKKFQFAIIVIRAVIRIRRLRFTAEPLHVEEAIRDPYRVKVLRKVIDGCAFRVYGHWVKKGEGQNRAALFENTPRTELHALYINNLSR; from the exons ATGGCCAAGGATGAGGAGGACGATCTGCTGCCCGACAAGGATGCAGCCAAGGGCTTTTATGCCAAATACGAGCCCAAAGAGATCCTGGGCAG GGGCATCAGTTCCACGGTGCGTCGCTGCATCGAGAAGGAGACGGGCAAAGAGTTCGCGGCCAAGATCATAGATCTGGGCGCCACGACTGAGTCTGGTGAGACGAATCCATATCATATGCTCGAGGCAACCCGACAGGAAATCTCAATACTACGCCAGGTCATGGGCCACCCCTATATAA TTGATCTGCAGGACGTGTTTGAGTCAGATGCATTTGTGTTCCTCGTATTTGAGCTGTGCCCCAAGGGCGAGCTCTTCGACTATCTGACTTCGGTGGTGACGCTCTCCGAGAAGAAGACGCGCACCATCATGCGGCAGATATTCGAAGGCGTCGAATATATCCACGCCAAAAGCATTGTGCACCGCGACCTCAAGCCGGAGAACATTCTGCTGGACGAGAATCACAATGTGAAAATCACGGACTTTGGCTTCGCCCGACAGCTACAGGAGGGCGAGAAACTTACAG atCTTTGCGGCACGCCTGGCTACTTGGCACCGGAGACGCTCAAGTGCAACATGTTCGAGGGCTCGCCCGGATATTCCCAGGAAGTAGACAT ATGGGCGTGTGGCGTGATCATGTTCACGCTGCTCGTCGGCTGTCCGCCCTTCTGGCACCGCAAACAGATGGTCATGCTGCGTAACATAATGGAGGGAAAATACAGCTTCACCTCGCCGGAGTGGGCCGATATTTCAG AGGATCCCAAGGATCTGATACGCAAATGTCTAGTCGTTGATCCTGCGCAACGTATCACCGTCACGGAAGTATTAAGACATCCATTCTTCAACCAAATG CTTCGCAAACAGAGTCGCTTCAATGCGCGCAAAAAGTTCCAATTCGCCATAATCGTGATACGCGCTGTCATAAGGATACGCCGACTGCGGTTCACCGCCGAGCCGCTGCACGTTGAGGAGGCCATACGCGATCCCTATCGCGTCAAGGTGCTGCGCAAG GTTATCGATGGATGCGCCTTCCGTGTTTACGGTCATTGGGTGAAGAAGGGCGAGGGCCAGAACCGCGCCGCTCTCTTTGAGAATACTCCGCGCACCGAGCTGCACGCGCTCTACATCAACAATCTCAGTCGGTAG
- the PhKgamma gene encoding phosphorylase b kinase gamma catalytic chain, skeletal muscle/heart isoform isoform X3, giving the protein MAKDEEDDLLPDKDAAKGFYAKYEPKEILGRGISSTVRRCIEKETGKEFAAKIIDLGATTESGETNPYHMLEATRQEISILRQVMGHPYIIDLQDVFESDAFVFLVFELCPKGELFDYLTSVVTLSEKKTRTIMRQIFEGVEYIHAKSIVHRDLKPENILLDENHNVKITDFGFARQLQEGEKLTDLCGTPGYLAPETLKCNMFEGSPGYSQEVDIWACGVIMFTLLVGCPPFWHRKQMVMLRNIMEGKYSFTSPEWADISEDPKDLIRKCLVVDPAQRITVTEVLRHPFFNQMLFEQNIDGLKRSLSTKSRRMSRITEIALLRKQSRFNARKKFQFAIIVIRAVIRIRRLRFTAEPLHVEEAIRDPYRVKVLRKVIDGCAFRVYGHWVKKGEGQNRAALFENTPRTELHALYINNLSR; this is encoded by the exons ATGGCCAAGGATGAGGAGGACGATCTGCTGCCCGACAAGGATGCAGCCAAGGGCTTTTATGCCAAATACGAGCCCAAAGAGATCCTGGGCAG GGGCATCAGTTCCACGGTGCGTCGCTGCATCGAGAAGGAGACGGGCAAAGAGTTCGCGGCCAAGATCATAGATCTGGGCGCCACGACTGAGTCTGGTGAGACGAATCCATATCATATGCTCGAGGCAACCCGACAGGAAATCTCAATACTACGCCAGGTCATGGGCCACCCCTATATAA TTGATCTGCAGGACGTGTTTGAGTCAGATGCATTTGTGTTCCTCGTATTTGAGCTGTGCCCCAAGGGCGAGCTCTTCGACTATCTGACTTCGGTGGTGACGCTCTCCGAGAAGAAGACGCGCACCATCATGCGGCAGATATTCGAAGGCGTCGAATATATCCACGCCAAAAGCATTGTGCACCGCGACCTCAAGCCGGAGAACATTCTGCTGGACGAGAATCACAATGTGAAAATCACGGACTTTGGCTTCGCCCGACAGCTACAGGAGGGCGAGAAACTTACAG atCTTTGCGGCACGCCTGGCTACTTGGCACCGGAGACGCTCAAGTGCAACATGTTCGAGGGCTCGCCCGGATATTCCCAGGAAGTAGACAT ATGGGCGTGTGGCGTGATCATGTTCACGCTGCTCGTCGGCTGTCCGCCCTTCTGGCACCGCAAACAGATGGTCATGCTGCGTAACATAATGGAGGGAAAATACAGCTTCACCTCGCCGGAGTGGGCCGATATTTCAG AGGATCCCAAGGATCTGATACGCAAATGTCTAGTCGTTGATCCTGCGCAACGTATCACCGTCACGGAAGTATTAAGACATCCATTCTTCAACCAAATG CTGTTCGAGCAAAACATTGATGGCCTCAAGCGCAGCCTATCGACCAAGTCCAGAAGAATGAGTCGCATCACCGAAATCGCACTG CTTCGCAAACAGAGTCGCTTCAATGCGCGCAAAAAGTTCCAATTCGCCATAATCGTGATACGCGCTGTCATAAGGATACGCCGACTGCGGTTCACCGCCGAGCCGCTGCACGTTGAGGAGGCCATACGCGATCCCTATCGCGTCAAGGTGCTGCGCAAG GTTATCGATGGATGCGCCTTCCGTGTTTACGGTCATTGGGTGAAGAAGGGCGAGGGCCAGAACCGCGCCGCTCTCTTTGAGAATACTCCGCGCACCGAGCTGCACGCGCTCTACATCAACAATCTCAGTCGGTAG
- the PhKgamma gene encoding phosphorylase b kinase gamma catalytic chain, skeletal muscle/heart isoform isoform X1 — protein sequence MAKDEEDDLLPDKDAAKGFYAKYEPKEILGRGISSTVRRCIEKETGKEFAAKIIDLGATTESGETNPYHMLEATRQEISILRQVMGHPYIIDLQDVFESDAFVFLVFELCPKGELFDYLTSVVTLSEKKTRTIMRQIFEGVEYIHAKSIVHRDLKPENILLDENHNVKITDFGFARQLQEGEKLTDLCGTPGYLAPETLKCNMFEGSPGYSQEVDIWACGVIMFTLLVGCPPFWHRKQMVMLRNIMEGKYSFTSPEWADISEDPKDLIRKCLVVDPAQRITVTEVLRHPFFNQMLFEQNIDGLKRSLSTKSRRMSRITEIALVLMGDLTMARPPPTSAYALGRYQNSAASASASSASAAFRYDRINSNGGGSGSGSGSGGGGGGPNPCGSSYLYYSAPQSSYSSNRLRDVLPPPDLDDPSSSCASASCYKTLTATVYYQQQPQLQQQQQQQQQQHTARAIAGNNYESAAQQQHLLHAQVQLRKQSRFNARKKFQFAIIVIRAVIRIRRLRFTAEPLHVEEAIRDPYRVKVLRKVIDGCAFRVYGHWVKKGEGQNRAALFENTPRTELHALYINNLSR from the exons ATGGCCAAGGATGAGGAGGACGATCTGCTGCCCGACAAGGATGCAGCCAAGGGCTTTTATGCCAAATACGAGCCCAAAGAGATCCTGGGCAG GGGCATCAGTTCCACGGTGCGTCGCTGCATCGAGAAGGAGACGGGCAAAGAGTTCGCGGCCAAGATCATAGATCTGGGCGCCACGACTGAGTCTGGTGAGACGAATCCATATCATATGCTCGAGGCAACCCGACAGGAAATCTCAATACTACGCCAGGTCATGGGCCACCCCTATATAA TTGATCTGCAGGACGTGTTTGAGTCAGATGCATTTGTGTTCCTCGTATTTGAGCTGTGCCCCAAGGGCGAGCTCTTCGACTATCTGACTTCGGTGGTGACGCTCTCCGAGAAGAAGACGCGCACCATCATGCGGCAGATATTCGAAGGCGTCGAATATATCCACGCCAAAAGCATTGTGCACCGCGACCTCAAGCCGGAGAACATTCTGCTGGACGAGAATCACAATGTGAAAATCACGGACTTTGGCTTCGCCCGACAGCTACAGGAGGGCGAGAAACTTACAG atCTTTGCGGCACGCCTGGCTACTTGGCACCGGAGACGCTCAAGTGCAACATGTTCGAGGGCTCGCCCGGATATTCCCAGGAAGTAGACAT ATGGGCGTGTGGCGTGATCATGTTCACGCTGCTCGTCGGCTGTCCGCCCTTCTGGCACCGCAAACAGATGGTCATGCTGCGTAACATAATGGAGGGAAAATACAGCTTCACCTCGCCGGAGTGGGCCGATATTTCAG AGGATCCCAAGGATCTGATACGCAAATGTCTAGTCGTTGATCCTGCGCAACGTATCACCGTCACGGAAGTATTAAGACATCCATTCTTCAACCAAATG CTGTTCGAGCAAAACATTGATGGCCTCAAGCGCAGCCTATCGACCAAGTCCAGAAGAATGAGTCGCATCACCGAAATCGCACTG GTTCTGATGGGTGATCTGACCATGGCACGGCCTCCGCCCACGTCCGCCTATGCCCTGGGCAGATACCAGAACAGTGCTGCTTCTGCATCTGCCAGCAGTGCCAGTGCTGCGTTCCGCTACGACCGAATCAACAGCaacggtggcggcagcggcagcggcagcggcagcggcggcggcggcggtggtccAAATCCCTGCGGCTCCTCCTACCTCTACTACAGTGCGCCACAGAGCTCGTACTCGTCGAATCGGTTGAGGGATGTGCTGCCACCCCCCGACCTGGATGACCCCTCCTCGTCGTGTGCCTCCGCCTCCTGTTACAAGACCCTAACGGCCACGGTGTactatcagcagcagccacagctacagcaacagcaacagcaacagcagcagcagcacacggCGCGGGCAATAGCCGGCAATAATTATGAAAGTGccgcgcagcagcagcatttatTGCATGCACAAGTGCAG CTTCGCAAACAGAGTCGCTTCAATGCGCGCAAAAAGTTCCAATTCGCCATAATCGTGATACGCGCTGTCATAAGGATACGCCGACTGCGGTTCACCGCCGAGCCGCTGCACGTTGAGGAGGCCATACGCGATCCCTATCGCGTCAAGGTGCTGCGCAAG GTTATCGATGGATGCGCCTTCCGTGTTTACGGTCATTGGGTGAAGAAGGGCGAGGGCCAGAACCGCGCCGCTCTCTTTGAGAATACTCCGCGCACCGAGCTGCACGCGCTCTACATCAACAATCTCAGTCGGTAG
- the PhKgamma gene encoding phosphorylase b kinase gamma catalytic chain, skeletal muscle/heart isoform isoform X2: protein MAKDEEDDLLPDKDAAKGFYAKYEPKEILGRGISSTVRRCIEKETGKEFAAKIIDLGATTESGETNPYHMLEATRQEISILRQVMGHPYIIDLQDVFESDAFVFLVFELCPKGELFDYLTSVVTLSEKKTRTIMRQIFEGVEYIHAKSIVHRDLKPENILLDENHNVKITDFGFARQLQEGEKLTDLCGTPGYLAPETLKCNMFEGSPGYSQEVDIWACGVIMFTLLVGCPPFWHRKQMVMLRNIMEGKYSFTSPEWADISEDPKDLIRKCLVVDPAQRITVTEVLRHPFFNQMVLMGDLTMARPPPTSAYALGRYQNSAASASASSASAAFRYDRINSNGGGSGSGSGSGGGGGGPNPCGSSYLYYSAPQSSYSSNRLRDVLPPPDLDDPSSSCASASCYKTLTATVYYQQQPQLQQQQQQQQQQHTARAIAGNNYESAAQQQHLLHAQVQLRKQSRFNARKKFQFAIIVIRAVIRIRRLRFTAEPLHVEEAIRDPYRVKVLRKVIDGCAFRVYGHWVKKGEGQNRAALFENTPRTELHALYINNLSR from the exons ATGGCCAAGGATGAGGAGGACGATCTGCTGCCCGACAAGGATGCAGCCAAGGGCTTTTATGCCAAATACGAGCCCAAAGAGATCCTGGGCAG GGGCATCAGTTCCACGGTGCGTCGCTGCATCGAGAAGGAGACGGGCAAAGAGTTCGCGGCCAAGATCATAGATCTGGGCGCCACGACTGAGTCTGGTGAGACGAATCCATATCATATGCTCGAGGCAACCCGACAGGAAATCTCAATACTACGCCAGGTCATGGGCCACCCCTATATAA TTGATCTGCAGGACGTGTTTGAGTCAGATGCATTTGTGTTCCTCGTATTTGAGCTGTGCCCCAAGGGCGAGCTCTTCGACTATCTGACTTCGGTGGTGACGCTCTCCGAGAAGAAGACGCGCACCATCATGCGGCAGATATTCGAAGGCGTCGAATATATCCACGCCAAAAGCATTGTGCACCGCGACCTCAAGCCGGAGAACATTCTGCTGGACGAGAATCACAATGTGAAAATCACGGACTTTGGCTTCGCCCGACAGCTACAGGAGGGCGAGAAACTTACAG atCTTTGCGGCACGCCTGGCTACTTGGCACCGGAGACGCTCAAGTGCAACATGTTCGAGGGCTCGCCCGGATATTCCCAGGAAGTAGACAT ATGGGCGTGTGGCGTGATCATGTTCACGCTGCTCGTCGGCTGTCCGCCCTTCTGGCACCGCAAACAGATGGTCATGCTGCGTAACATAATGGAGGGAAAATACAGCTTCACCTCGCCGGAGTGGGCCGATATTTCAG AGGATCCCAAGGATCTGATACGCAAATGTCTAGTCGTTGATCCTGCGCAACGTATCACCGTCACGGAAGTATTAAGACATCCATTCTTCAACCAAATG GTTCTGATGGGTGATCTGACCATGGCACGGCCTCCGCCCACGTCCGCCTATGCCCTGGGCAGATACCAGAACAGTGCTGCTTCTGCATCTGCCAGCAGTGCCAGTGCTGCGTTCCGCTACGACCGAATCAACAGCaacggtggcggcagcggcagcggcagcggcagcggcggcggcggcggtggtccAAATCCCTGCGGCTCCTCCTACCTCTACTACAGTGCGCCACAGAGCTCGTACTCGTCGAATCGGTTGAGGGATGTGCTGCCACCCCCCGACCTGGATGACCCCTCCTCGTCGTGTGCCTCCGCCTCCTGTTACAAGACCCTAACGGCCACGGTGTactatcagcagcagccacagctacagcaacagcaacagcaacagcagcagcagcacacggCGCGGGCAATAGCCGGCAATAATTATGAAAGTGccgcgcagcagcagcatttatTGCATGCACAAGTGCAG CTTCGCAAACAGAGTCGCTTCAATGCGCGCAAAAAGTTCCAATTCGCCATAATCGTGATACGCGCTGTCATAAGGATACGCCGACTGCGGTTCACCGCCGAGCCGCTGCACGTTGAGGAGGCCATACGCGATCCCTATCGCGTCAAGGTGCTGCGCAAG GTTATCGATGGATGCGCCTTCCGTGTTTACGGTCATTGGGTGAAGAAGGGCGAGGGCCAGAACCGCGCCGCTCTCTTTGAGAATACTCCGCGCACCGAGCTGCACGCGCTCTACATCAACAATCTCAGTCGGTAG